The following coding sequences are from one Arthrobacter sp. PvP023 window:
- a CDS encoding NAD(P)-dependent oxidoreductase, translating into MNTSTRIAVIGLGAMGGAMAATLHKAGWDVTGFDPSEAARTAAAQTGIATTASLEDVAGTPYAVLSLPAASIVETTVPRLLAVPGTLAIIDTTTSEPATSKQMADLADAQGAAFVDAPVSGGRDGAATGSLSAFVGATDAALKAAEPVLLALTGGKYSHIGGPGSGNVVKLLNNVLAAANLVSVGEALGVAKAYGIDPAKAAASISEASGGSKVSANMYPNWVLSGTHDSGFSLGLMARDAALAVEVAAQIGESPALLAAVAGQWQDALAALGPRADFTEIARTVAPAITPAGAPSATNGTTAVA; encoded by the coding sequence ATGAACACCAGCACCCGCATAGCCGTCATTGGCCTTGGAGCCATGGGCGGAGCCATGGCTGCCACGCTGCACAAAGCCGGCTGGGACGTCACCGGCTTCGACCCCTCCGAGGCCGCCCGGACCGCCGCCGCCCAAACCGGCATCGCCACCACCGCCAGCCTTGAGGACGTCGCCGGTACCCCCTACGCCGTCCTCTCACTGCCTGCCGCCAGCATCGTGGAAACCACCGTTCCCCGGCTCCTGGCCGTACCGGGGACCTTGGCGATCATTGACACCACCACCTCCGAACCTGCCACCAGCAAGCAGATGGCAGACCTCGCCGACGCACAGGGCGCGGCCTTCGTGGACGCTCCGGTCTCCGGTGGCCGCGACGGTGCGGCAACGGGCTCCCTGAGCGCCTTCGTCGGCGCAACGGACGCCGCCCTGAAGGCTGCCGAACCCGTCCTGCTCGCCCTAACCGGCGGCAAGTACAGCCACATCGGCGGACCCGGCAGCGGCAACGTGGTCAAGCTCCTCAACAACGTCCTGGCAGCGGCCAACCTTGTCTCAGTGGGCGAGGCGCTCGGAGTGGCCAAGGCCTACGGCATCGATCCCGCCAAGGCGGCGGCCAGCATCAGCGAAGCCTCCGGCGGCAGCAAAGTCTCGGCCAACATGTACCCCAACTGGGTGCTCAGCGGCACCCACGATTCCGGCTTCTCGCTCGGCTTGATGGCCCGCGATGCCGCCCTCGCCGTGGAGGTCGCCGCCCAGATCGGCGAAAGCCCGGCCCTCCTTGCAGCCGTGGCCGGCCAGTGGCAGGACGCCCTCGCCGCCCTCGGGCCGCGCGCCGACTTCACCGAAATCGCCAGGACCGTCGCCCCTGCCATCACGCCAGCCGGCGCGCCGTCCGCCACAAACGGCACCACCGCCGTCGCCTAA
- a CDS encoding MurR/RpiR family transcriptional regulator, with translation MNTNAVDLEASGAGASGTGNVSRAWLGDALPDVALSKAQTRVVDVIARNPQLSSYADIAEIAQRADVNNSTVVRAAQHLGYRGWPDLQRELRSRYLVMISTEDTLTEHGEHRSPLHDALNHDIENLRLTLDSNTGDDAEAAIAAMAAAKSITVVGLGSFAGPASVMAHLGSTMGYPITLENRAGVHLASSTNTLGEGDVLVVVNMWRSIRQIIVTAEAAKQAGATVIAISDMRRGRLAAAADHLLVVASEGISFFQSVTAANSVVYGLLAGMEAAHPERSRAAIRRTQQLWKDLDIYLD, from the coding sequence TTGAACACCAACGCGGTCGATCTTGAAGCCAGCGGAGCAGGCGCGAGCGGCACCGGGAACGTCTCCCGGGCGTGGCTTGGCGACGCCCTTCCGGACGTTGCGCTCTCCAAGGCGCAGACCCGGGTGGTGGATGTCATCGCCCGCAATCCGCAGCTCTCCTCCTATGCGGACATCGCCGAGATCGCCCAGCGGGCCGACGTCAACAACTCCACGGTGGTCCGCGCCGCCCAGCACCTGGGCTACCGCGGCTGGCCCGATCTCCAGCGGGAACTCCGCTCGCGGTACCTCGTTATGATCTCCACCGAGGACACCCTGACTGAGCATGGCGAACACCGCAGCCCCCTCCACGACGCGCTCAACCACGACATCGAGAATCTCCGCCTGACGCTTGACTCCAATACAGGAGACGACGCCGAAGCCGCCATTGCGGCCATGGCCGCCGCCAAGTCCATCACCGTCGTCGGGCTTGGCTCTTTCGCCGGCCCCGCCAGCGTGATGGCCCATCTGGGCTCCACCATGGGCTACCCCATCACGTTGGAGAACCGCGCCGGCGTCCACCTGGCCTCCAGCACCAACACCCTTGGTGAGGGGGACGTCCTGGTGGTCGTCAACATGTGGCGTTCCATCCGGCAGATCATCGTCACCGCCGAAGCCGCCAAGCAGGCGGGCGCCACGGTCATCGCCATCAGCGACATGCGCCGCGGCCGCCTGGCTGCTGCTGCGGACCACCTCCTGGTGGTGGCCTCGGAAGGCATCTCCTTCTTCCAGTCCGTCACCGCAGCAAACTCAGTGGTCTACGGCCTGCTCGCGGGCATGGAGGCTGCGCATCCCGAACGCAGCCGAGCCGCCATCCGCCGAACCCAGCAGCTCTGGAAAGACCTGGACATCTACCTCGACTGA
- a CDS encoding CDGSH iron-sulfur domain-containing protein: MNQEPAESSIVVCPDGPLLVRGDFEIVTPSGEPVPRQRRTVALCRCGASAIKPYCDGTHKLIKFRTDPAAPADPAPADTGP; the protein is encoded by the coding sequence ATGAACCAGGAGCCCGCTGAAAGTTCGATCGTCGTCTGCCCGGACGGGCCCCTGCTGGTCCGTGGTGACTTCGAAATTGTCACGCCTTCCGGAGAGCCTGTGCCCAGGCAGCGCCGCACGGTTGCGCTCTGCCGGTGCGGGGCGTCAGCGATCAAGCCCTACTGCGACGGGACACACAAGCTGATCAAGTTCCGGACCGACCCTGCCGCGCCGGCAGACCCAGCGCCGGCAGATACCGGGCCCTAG